The Engystomops pustulosus chromosome 9, aEngPut4.maternal, whole genome shotgun sequence genome includes a window with the following:
- the LOC140076473 gene encoding olfactory receptor-like protein COR4, producing MCEGNGSTVTEFFIVGFKNSENFKVSLFVLFLLTYFAIILGNFFIIILVSACHHLRAPMYLFLRNLSVADIVFTTNIMPNMLYVILKSGGDISVTGCIIQYYVLCGSTYTQSLILTVMAFDRYVAICHPLRYAAVMNHKLCLHFIFWPWVICFILLPIEVASLFHVTFCGSNIIEHFFCDFAPLLAIASSDTSMVETEDFIFAIPLMFMPFVAVTFSYFYIVISILKITSIGGRWKAFSTCSAHLTTIFIFYGTQITIYIFPVGEDTFYGKTVKSLLYTVLTPFINPIIYTMRNHEIRRAAQHIMYKRSKTTINPTFH from the coding sequence ATGTGTGAAGGTAACGGGTCAACAGTCACAGAATTCTTCATTGTCGGGTTTAAGAACTCAGAGAACTTCAAGGTctcactttttgttttgtttctctTGACTTATTTTGCAATAATTCTTGGTAATTTCTTCATCATTATCTTGGTCTCGGCATGCCACCACCTCAGAGCGCCCATGTACTTGTTCCTTCGCAACCTCTCAGTGGCGGACATCGTATTTACCACTAATATAATGCCTAACATGTTATATGTCATATTGAAGAGTGGAGGAGACATATCCGTCACAGGGTGTATTATCCAGTATTATGTGCTCTGCGGCTCCACTTACACTCAGTCCTTGATCCTTACGGTGATGGCCTTTGACCGGTATGTGGCCATCTGCCATCCTTTACGCTATGCGGCTGTGATGAACCACAAGCTTTGTCTGCACTTCATCTTCTGGCCGTGGGTCATTTGCTTCATCCTGTTGCCCATTGAAGTTGCCTCACTATTTCATGTAACATTCTGCGGCTCCAACATCATAGAACATTTCTTCTGTGACTTTGCCCCCCTCTTGGCCATAGCCTCATCAGACACTTCTATGGTGGAGACTGAAGACTTTATATTTGCTATCCCCCTCATGTTCATGCCCTTTGTGGCGGTCACCTTCTCCTATTTCTATATTGTTATCTCAATCCTAAAGATCACATCCATTGGAGGACGGTGGAAGGCGTTCTCCACCTGCAGCGCACATCTCACCACCATCTTCATCTTCTATGGGACTCagattacaatatatatatttccagTCGGGGAAGATACTTTCTATGGGAAAACAGTCAAGTCTTTGCTGTACACAGTGCTGACGCCATTCATCAACCCGATCATATATACCATGAGGAACCATGAGATCAGGAGAGCGGCTCAGCACATAATGTATAAAAGGAGCAAAACAACCATCAACCCCACATTCCACTAG